One stretch of Rhizobium rhizoryzae DNA includes these proteins:
- a CDS encoding ABC transporter ATP-binding protein, with amino-acid sequence MTGLVLKDIRKAYGQVKVLHGIDLDIAEGEFVVFVGPSGCGKSTLLRMIAGLEEITSGDMYIDGNRVNDVPPSRRGIAMVFQSYALYPHMTVYDNMAFGMRIAGENRQEIDRRVRSAADILQLTQYLERLPKALSGGQRQRVAIGRAICRNPKVFLFDEPLSNLDAALRVATRIEIAKLKEQMADTTMIYVTHDQVEAMTLADRIVVLSAGHIEQVGAPLELYERPQNLFVARFIGSPAMNVIPATVTETGQQTRVDLKGGKSVLVPVATDASERGKAASFGIRPEDLTVTTGEDYLFEGKVSIVEALGEVTLLYIEGLTDEEPIIAKLPGIHKVERGQSLRFAADSQKMHLFDAAGQTYRR; translated from the coding sequence ATGACGGGATTGGTGCTGAAGGATATTCGCAAGGCCTATGGGCAGGTCAAGGTTCTGCACGGAATCGATCTGGATATCGCCGAGGGCGAATTCGTCGTGTTCGTCGGTCCGTCCGGCTGCGGCAAGTCCACCCTGCTGCGCATGATTGCCGGGCTGGAGGAAATCACCAGCGGCGACATGTACATCGATGGAAACCGCGTCAATGATGTGCCGCCCTCGCGGCGCGGCATCGCCATGGTGTTCCAGTCCTACGCGCTCTATCCGCACATGACCGTCTACGACAACATGGCCTTCGGCATGCGGATTGCGGGCGAAAACAGGCAGGAGATCGATCGCCGCGTTCGCTCCGCGGCGGATATCCTCCAGCTCACGCAATATCTGGAGCGTCTGCCCAAGGCGCTTTCGGGCGGCCAGCGCCAGCGCGTTGCCATCGGTCGCGCCATCTGCCGCAATCCCAAGGTCTTCCTGTTCGATGAGCCTTTGTCGAACCTGGATGCGGCGTTGCGCGTTGCGACCCGTATTGAAATTGCCAAGCTGAAAGAGCAGATGGCCGATACGACCATGATCTACGTCACCCATGATCAGGTGGAGGCCATGACACTGGCCGATCGTATCGTCGTTCTCTCCGCCGGACATATCGAGCAGGTCGGTGCACCGCTGGAGCTTTACGAACGCCCGCAGAACCTCTTTGTTGCCCGCTTCATCGGTTCTCCCGCCATGAACGTCATTCCGGCGACTGTCACCGAGACCGGGCAACAGACGCGGGTCGATCTCAAGGGCGGCAAATCGGTTCTTGTGCCCGTTGCGACCGATGCGTCCGAGCGCGGAAAGGCGGCAAGCTTCGGTATTCGCCCGGAAGATCTGACCGTTACGACGGGCGAGGACTATCTGTTCGAAGGCAAGGTTTCCATCGTCGAAGCCCTCGGCGAAGTCACGCTTCTCTACATCGAAGGCCTGACGGATGAGGAGCCGATCATCGCCAAGCTGCCGGGCATCCACAAGGTAGAGCGGGGCCAGTCACTGCGTTTCGCAGCGGATTCGCAAAAGATGCATCTTTTCGACGCTGCAGGCCAAACCTATAGACGATGA
- the edd gene encoding phosphogluconate dehydratase: protein MAAHSSIEAITRRIVERSKPHREAYLDRVQRAISRGVHRSTLSCGNLAHGFAVCSPSEKTALAGDVVPNLGIITAYNDMLSAHQPYEIFPPIIREAARDAGGVAQVAGAVPAMCDGVTQGQPGMELSLFSRDAIAMAAGIGLSHNMFDAAVYLGICDKIVPGLVIAALTFGHLPAVFIPAGPMTSGLPNDEKSRIRQLYAEGKVGRAELLEAESKSYHGPGTCTFYGTANSNQMLMEIMGFHMPGASFVNPGTPLREALTREAVKRALSITGLGNEFTPAGEMIDERSIVNGVVGLHATGGSTNHTMHLVAMARAAGIVLTWQDISELSDTVPLLARVYPNGLADVNHFHAAGGMGFLIKQLLKTGLLHDDVRTVFGQGLEAYTVEARLDENGAVVREQSPEESGDAKVLTKIETPFQPTGGLKMLTGNLGKGVIKISAVKPERHVIEAPAIVFHDQQELQDAFKKGELNKDFIAVVRFQGPKANGMPELHRLTPPLGVLQDRGFKVALVTDGRMSGASGKVPAAIHVTPEASDGGPIARIQTGDLIRLDAVNGTLEVLVDAAEFATRALATANLDDNEFGMGRELFAPFRRHVGPADQGASVFFG, encoded by the coding sequence ATGGCTGCCCATTCGAGCATTGAAGCAATCACCCGCCGTATCGTCGAGCGTTCCAAGCCGCATCGCGAAGCCTATCTCGACCGGGTCCAGCGCGCCATTTCCCGCGGCGTTCATCGCTCCACGCTGTCCTGCGGCAATCTTGCCCATGGCTTCGCTGTCTGTTCCCCCTCGGAAAAGACTGCTCTTGCAGGCGATGTCGTGCCGAACCTCGGCATCATCACCGCCTATAACGATATGCTGTCTGCCCATCAGCCCTATGAGATCTTTCCGCCGATCATTCGCGAGGCAGCGCGCGACGCCGGTGGCGTAGCACAGGTTGCCGGTGCGGTTCCCGCCATGTGCGATGGCGTGACACAAGGCCAGCCAGGCATGGAGCTTTCTCTCTTCTCCCGCGATGCGATTGCCATGGCAGCGGGTATCGGCCTGTCGCACAACATGTTCGATGCAGCCGTCTATCTCGGCATCTGCGACAAGATCGTGCCGGGTCTGGTGATTGCGGCGCTGACCTTCGGGCATCTGCCAGCCGTGTTCATTCCAGCGGGACCGATGACATCCGGTCTGCCCAACGATGAAAAGTCGCGCATTCGCCAGCTCTATGCCGAAGGCAAGGTCGGTCGCGCCGAACTGCTGGAAGCGGAATCCAAGTCCTACCATGGCCCCGGCACCTGCACCTTCTACGGAACGGCAAACTCCAACCAGATGCTGATGGAAATCATGGGCTTCCATATGCCGGGTGCTTCGTTCGTCAATCCCGGCACGCCATTGCGCGAAGCGCTCACGCGCGAGGCCGTCAAGCGCGCCCTTTCGATTACCGGTCTTGGCAATGAGTTCACCCCTGCAGGCGAGATGATCGACGAACGGTCCATCGTCAACGGTGTCGTTGGTCTGCATGCCACGGGTGGCTCGACGAACCACACCATGCATCTGGTCGCCATGGCGCGTGCGGCGGGGATCGTTCTGACCTGGCAGGATATTTCCGAGCTATCCGATACCGTGCCTCTGCTTGCCCGCGTCTACCCCAATGGTCTGGCAGACGTGAACCACTTCCATGCGGCTGGTGGCATGGGCTTCCTCATCAAGCAGCTTCTGAAGACCGGCCTGTTGCATGACGATGTGCGCACTGTGTTCGGCCAAGGGCTTGAAGCCTATACGGTCGAGGCAAGGCTGGACGAGAACGGCGCTGTCGTGCGCGAGCAAAGCCCCGAGGAAAGCGGCGATGCGAAGGTTCTGACGAAAATCGAAACACCGTTCCAGCCGACGGGCGGCCTGAAGATGCTGACCGGCAACCTCGGCAAGGGCGTGATCAAGATCTCTGCGGTAAAGCCCGAGCGCCATGTGATCGAGGCACCGGCCATCGTCTTCCACGATCAGCAGGAATTGCAGGACGCCTTCAAGAAGGGCGAATTGAACAAGGACTTCATTGCCGTCGTCCGTTTCCAGGGTCCGAAGGCCAACGGCATGCCGGAACTGCACCGCCTCACCCCGCCGCTCGGCGTGTTGCAAGACCGCGGTTTCAAGGTGGCGCTGGTGACCGATGGACGCATGTCCGGCGCATCGGGCAAGGTGCCCGCTGCCATCCACGTCACGCCGGAAGCGTCCGACGGCGGCCCGATTGCCCGCATTCAGACCGGCGACCTCATTCGGCTCGATGCCGTCAACGGCACGCTGGAAGTGCTGGTGGATGCGGCAGAGTTCGCAACGCGCGCCTTGGCAACCGCCAATCTGGATGACAACGAGTTCGGCATGGGCCGCGAACTCTTCGCCCCGTTCCGCCGCCATGTCGGCCCCGCCGACCAGGGTGCCAGCGTATTTTTCGGGTGA
- a CDS encoding LysE family translocator, with amino-acid sequence MSWDFFLTSLFIVATPGTGVVITLAAALTEGRRAAVVAAFGCTLGIVPHVVAAISGLAAVLHSSALAFTCIQYAGVAYLLYMAVMMLREKGTLTVTIEPVRRSDRQTITHAVMANLLNPKLSLFFLAFLPQFVSGKKEAAIQEMLQMSFVFMAMTLAIFILYGLCAASVRDRVIGNPFIMSALRRSFAAAFVALGLKLALNAG; translated from the coding sequence ATGAGCTGGGATTTTTTCCTCACGTCGTTATTCATCGTCGCCACACCTGGCACAGGCGTCGTCATCACACTGGCCGCCGCATTGACCGAGGGACGCAGGGCGGCTGTCGTTGCAGCATTTGGCTGCACCCTTGGCATCGTGCCGCATGTCGTTGCGGCAATTAGCGGGTTAGCTGCGGTTTTACACAGCAGTGCTCTGGCATTTACATGCATTCAGTATGCCGGTGTGGCCTATCTGCTCTACATGGCAGTCATGATGCTGAGGGAAAAGGGAACTCTGACAGTGACCATCGAGCCGGTTCGTCGGTCAGATCGGCAGACAATCACCCATGCGGTGATGGCCAATCTTCTCAACCCCAAACTCTCGCTGTTTTTTCTGGCTTTTTTGCCGCAATTCGTCAGTGGGAAAAAGGAAGCGGCGATCCAGGAAATGCTGCAAATGTCCTTCGTCTTCATGGCCATGACGCTGGCGATCTTCATTCTTTACGGATTATGCGCAGCGTCGGTCCGCGATCGCGTCATAGGCAATCCGTTCATCATGAGCGCGCTACGGCGCAGTTTCGCCGCAGCTTTCGTGGCACTCGGTCTCAAACTCGCTCTGAATGCCGGGTGA
- the pgl gene encoding 6-phosphogluconolactonase, whose product MAARLHSFADADALARNLATDIAKHLSDAISARGSASMAVSGGSTPKRLFEDLSAHDLDWSLVTITLVDERFVPADNPRSNHLLVATHLLKNRAAAANFQPLYQNVASALQAAAIATEKTADIGNPFDVVILGMGADGHTASFFPGGNHLARAIDADAPRGVMTMEAEGAGEERLTFTFPSLADARFLVLHIEGDAKKEVLEKAEAGTDVFEMPIRAMLNRAPSTVEIYWAP is encoded by the coding sequence ATGGCGGCACGTCTTCATTCCTTCGCAGACGCAGACGCGCTGGCCAGAAATCTGGCCACGGATATCGCGAAACACCTGAGCGATGCGATTTCTGCCCGTGGCAGCGCATCCATGGCGGTGTCTGGCGGATCAACACCGAAGCGGTTGTTTGAAGACCTGTCGGCGCATGATCTCGACTGGAGCCTCGTGACGATCACCCTCGTGGACGAACGATTCGTTCCGGCAGACAACCCGCGCTCCAACCATTTGCTGGTTGCAACACACCTGTTGAAGAACCGGGCTGCGGCTGCAAACTTCCAGCCACTCTACCAGAATGTCGCCTCCGCCCTGCAGGCGGCGGCAATTGCGACGGAGAAGACCGCCGATATCGGCAATCCGTTCGACGTCGTCATTCTCGGCATGGGAGCAGATGGACATACGGCGTCCTTCTTCCCGGGCGGCAATCATCTGGCGCGCGCAATCGATGCCGATGCGCCGCGTGGCGTGATGACGATGGAAGCGGAAGGCGCTGGCGAAGAGCGGTTGACCTTTACCTTTCCGAGCCTTGCCGATGCGCGCTTTCTGGTTCTGCACATCGAAGGCGATGCGAAGAAAGAGGTTCTGGAAAAGGCCGAGGCCGGAACGGACGTGTTCGAGATGCCGATCCGCGCCATGTTGAACCGCGCGCCATCGACCGTCGAGATTTACTGGGCGCCCTGA
- a CDS encoding AraC family transcriptional regulator, with protein sequence MKSRFLAYSCAVKGVDAVAADSDRSFPKHTHDQFGLGYIVRGAQQSASGVGSVEAQAGNVISVNPGEVHDGSPIGGGGRAWRMVYLDPHLVWAAGLDVSEHLQGQIEFQRPVIGDPRLLEKTAALFDAVTSPHTFDVAMPMEELLLSILPHMAEVTVPKVKGRLNITRALQRINDDPASSLSLEDLAHLTGGSRFQVLRAFTMTTGLSPHAYLMQKRLQLSRRLMRAGRPLAEVALEAGFADQSHMSRLFLRTFGFAPSSYAKAHRSDARSSA encoded by the coding sequence ATGAAGAGCCGGTTCCTTGCTTACTCCTGCGCAGTCAAAGGCGTCGATGCCGTCGCAGCTGATTCCGATAGGTCGTTCCCAAAGCACACGCACGACCAGTTTGGATTAGGCTATATCGTCCGAGGTGCTCAACAGTCGGCCAGCGGCGTCGGCTCCGTCGAGGCGCAAGCCGGGAATGTCATCTCCGTAAACCCCGGTGAAGTGCATGACGGTTCGCCGATCGGCGGTGGCGGACGTGCCTGGCGCATGGTCTATCTTGATCCTCACCTCGTCTGGGCGGCTGGGCTCGATGTAAGTGAACACCTACAAGGCCAGATCGAATTTCAGCGCCCAGTGATAGGTGACCCCCGTCTGCTGGAAAAGACGGCGGCATTGTTCGATGCGGTCACGAGCCCCCATACTTTCGACGTGGCTATGCCCATGGAGGAACTTTTGTTGTCCATCTTGCCGCATATGGCAGAGGTGACTGTGCCGAAAGTGAAGGGGCGATTGAACATCACGCGGGCGCTCCAGCGGATCAACGACGATCCCGCCTCTTCATTGTCACTGGAAGATTTGGCCCACCTGACTGGAGGAAGCCGGTTTCAGGTTCTGCGGGCTTTTACCATGACAACCGGACTTTCGCCGCACGCATATCTCATGCAGAAGCGCCTGCAACTTTCTCGTCGGCTTATGCGGGCTGGTCGCCCATTGGCAGAAGTGGCGCTCGAAGCAGGCTTTGCCGATCAGAGCCATATGAGCCGTTTGTTCTTGAGAACGTTCGGTTTCGCGCCCTCAAGCTACGCAAAGGCTCACAGATCGGACGCACGATCTTCGGCGTGA
- a CDS encoding carbohydrate ABC transporter permease — protein MTSLTTRLKRVGLPRLIVHLSVLFIVILWLIPTLGILVTSVRDKGQITTSGWWTAFGSSSQTSAGRLGDPSTAKQEGANYVIRGSVFENGQSGTVKAFGIRVQEPAAFPAGKPADLGEGESLTVQEDGAYVYSRNAPFEGSRGKRIYLTVTTPPVFTLDNYRTVLFSEGIGQAFINSLTVTIPATIIPILIAAFAAYALSWMHFPGRALIIALVVGLIVVPLQMSLIPLLRLYNEVGNFLGTSSKTYAGIWLAHTAFGMPLAIYLLRNYIAGLPKEIIESARVDGASDFEIFLKIVLPLSFPALASFSIFQFLWVWNDLLVAIVFLGTGRDQLVLTGSLNALLGSRGGNWEILTASAFVTILVPLAVFFGLQRYLVRGLLAGSVKGG, from the coding sequence ATGACGAGCCTCACCACCCGTCTGAAGCGCGTCGGTCTCCCACGCCTCATCGTTCACCTTTCCGTGCTGTTCATCGTCATCCTGTGGCTGATACCGACGCTCGGCATTCTGGTTACCTCCGTTCGGGACAAGGGCCAGATTACCACATCCGGCTGGTGGACGGCGTTCGGCAGCTCCTCGCAAACCAGCGCCGGTCGGCTGGGTGATCCTTCCACCGCCAAGCAGGAAGGTGCGAACTATGTGATCCGTGGTTCCGTGTTCGAAAACGGGCAAAGCGGAACCGTCAAAGCCTTTGGTATCCGCGTTCAGGAACCGGCTGCTTTTCCGGCGGGCAAGCCTGCCGATCTGGGTGAGGGCGAGTCGCTGACCGTGCAGGAGGATGGCGCTTATGTCTATTCCAGGAACGCGCCGTTCGAAGGCTCGCGTGGCAAGCGCATCTACCTGACGGTCACGACGCCGCCGGTGTTTACGCTCGATAACTATCGAACGGTTCTTTTCTCGGAAGGCATCGGGCAGGCCTTCATCAATTCGCTGACGGTAACGATCCCGGCGACCATCATCCCCATACTAATCGCTGCCTTTGCCGCCTATGCGCTGTCATGGATGCATTTTCCGGGTCGCGCGCTGATCATTGCGCTGGTTGTCGGTCTCATTGTCGTGCCGCTGCAAATGTCGCTGATCCCGCTCTTGAGGCTCTATAACGAAGTCGGCAATTTTCTTGGAACGTCATCCAAGACTTACGCAGGCATCTGGCTGGCCCATACTGCCTTCGGCATGCCGCTCGCCATCTATCTGCTTCGCAACTACATCGCCGGTCTTCCCAAGGAGATCATCGAAAGCGCACGTGTCGATGGCGCCTCTGATTTCGAGATCTTCCTGAAGATTGTTCTGCCGCTCTCCTTCCCGGCCTTGGCGTCCTTCTCGATCTTCCAGTTCCTCTGGGTGTGGAACGATCTTCTTGTCGCCATCGTCTTCCTCGGCACGGGCCGTGATCAACTCGTCTTGACTGGAAGTCTGAACGCACTTCTGGGATCACGCGGCGGGAACTGGGAAATCCTGACAGCTTCGGCTTTCGTCACCATTCTGGTGCCGCTGGCCGTCTTCTTCGGGCTTCAACGCTATCTGGTACGCGGTCTCCTTGCCGGTTCGGTCAAGGGCGGCTGA
- a CDS encoding beta-galactosidase BglA, whose translation MTVYPQTTEAPDADWWRGAVIYQIYPRSYQDSNGDGVGDLKGITARLPHIAALGADAIWISPFFPSPMKDFGYDVSNYVDVDPMFGTLSDFDSLISEAHRLKIKVMIDLVISHSSDQHAWFIESRSNRVNPKSDWYVWADAKPDGTPPNNWLSIFGGSAWAWDPTRMQYYLHNFLTSQPDLNLHNPEVQDALLEVVRFWLKRGVDGFRLDTINFYFHDKELRSNPSLAPERRNASTAPAVNPYNFQEHIYDKNRPENIEFLKRFRAVLNEFPAIAAVGEVGDSQRGLEIVGEYTSGGDKMQMCYAFEFLAPDPLTPERVVEVQHAFAAAAPEGWACWAFSNHDVVRHVSRWGSDVIDREGFAKLLASILLTQRGSVCIYQGEELGLTEADIAFADLQDPYGIQFWPEFKGRDGCRTPMVWDDHATHAGFSGAEKTWLPIPVEHQLRAVNVQQGDENSVMEHYRRFLAFRKQHPAFAKGDIEFLPVDGAVLRYVRKLGNEVVLCLFNMSGDESTTELPSGDWSLLEGHGFACEVTERSVTLPAWGASFARHA comes from the coding sequence ATGACTGTTTATCCTCAGACGACCGAAGCGCCGGACGCCGACTGGTGGCGCGGCGCGGTCATCTACCAGATCTATCCACGCTCCTATCAGGATTCGAACGGCGATGGCGTCGGCGATCTGAAGGGCATCACCGCACGCCTGCCGCACATCGCGGCGCTCGGCGCGGATGCCATCTGGATTTCGCCCTTCTTCCCGTCACCGATGAAGGATTTCGGCTACGACGTTTCCAACTATGTCGACGTCGATCCGATGTTCGGCACGCTCTCCGACTTCGATTCGCTGATATCAGAAGCGCATCGCCTGAAGATCAAGGTGATGATCGATCTCGTCATCTCGCACAGTTCGGATCAGCACGCCTGGTTTATCGAGAGCCGTTCCAACCGCGTCAATCCCAAGTCTGACTGGTATGTTTGGGCCGACGCAAAGCCGGATGGCACGCCGCCCAATAACTGGCTGTCGATTTTTGGTGGGTCGGCTTGGGCCTGGGACCCCACCCGCATGCAGTATTATCTGCATAACTTCCTGACCTCCCAGCCGGATCTCAACCTGCACAATCCGGAAGTGCAGGATGCGCTGCTGGAGGTGGTTCGCTTCTGGCTGAAGCGCGGCGTCGATGGCTTTCGCCTCGATACGATCAACTTCTATTTCCACGACAAGGAACTGCGCAGCAACCCGTCGCTTGCACCGGAGCGGCGCAATGCCTCGACCGCGCCTGCCGTCAATCCCTATAACTTCCAGGAGCATATCTACGACAAGAACCGCCCGGAAAACATCGAGTTCCTCAAGCGCTTCCGCGCCGTCCTGAACGAGTTCCCTGCCATTGCTGCAGTGGGCGAAGTCGGCGACAGCCAGCGTGGTCTTGAGATCGTCGGGGAGTACACCTCCGGCGGCGACAAGATGCAGATGTGCTATGCCTTCGAATTCCTGGCACCCGACCCGCTGACCCCGGAGCGCGTGGTGGAAGTGCAGCATGCCTTTGCCGCAGCGGCACCGGAAGGCTGGGCCTGCTGGGCCTTCTCCAACCACGATGTGGTGCGCCATGTCTCCCGCTGGGGTTCGGATGTCATCGATCGTGAAGGCTTTGCGAAACTGCTGGCCTCGATCCTGCTGACCCAGCGCGGTTCCGTCTGCATCTATCAGGGCGAGGAACTGGGACTGACCGAGGCAGATATTGCTTTCGCCGATCTTCAGGACCCCTATGGCATTCAGTTCTGGCCCGAATTCAAGGGCCGCGATGGCTGCCGCACGCCCATGGTATGGGATGACCATGCAACGCATGCGGGCTTCTCCGGCGCTGAAAAGACCTGGCTACCGATCCCGGTCGAGCACCAGTTGCGGGCGGTCAATGTGCAGCAGGGCGATGAGAACTCGGTGATGGAGCATTACCGTCGCTTCCTCGCCTTCCGTAAACAGCATCCGGCGTTCGCCAAGGGTGACATCGAGTTCTTACCAGTGGATGGGGCTGTCCTGCGTTACGTCCGCAAGCTTGGAAACGAAGTGGTGCTGTGCCTCTTCAACATGAGCGGGGACGAAAGTACGACGGAGCTGCCGTCCGGCGATTGGAGCCTGCTGGAAGGCCACGGCTTTGCCTGCGAAGTCACAGAGCGCAGCGTGACGCTGCCAGCTTGGGGTGCCAGCTTCGCAAGGCATGCCTGA
- a CDS encoding carbohydrate ABC transporter permease — translation MVSQIVSAIGVMVVGVFICALYYWMSDKILNAIFPVPVGNVTLASRNLNRRAVVRPWLFLGPALLLLGIYLVYPVVATFILSFYDRAGVEYVGLANYRWAFFDSGFRQSIFNNILWLAVVPAACTFFGLVIAVLTDRIWWGNIAKSIVFMPMAISFVGASVIWKFIYEYRGGNDTQIGLLNAIVTWFGGDPQVWISMPFWNNFFLMIILIWIQTGFAMVILSAALRGIPEETIEAAVIDGANGWQIFWKIMVPQIWGTIAVVWTTITILVLKVFDIVLTMTNGQWDTMVLANLMFDWMFRGGGDSGRSAVIALIIMAAVTPIMIWNIRQANRDAGGH, via the coding sequence ATGGTTTCGCAAATTGTGTCGGCCATCGGTGTGATGGTCGTTGGCGTGTTCATCTGCGCGCTATACTACTGGATGTCCGACAAGATCCTGAATGCCATCTTCCCGGTGCCGGTGGGAAACGTCACCCTTGCTTCCCGCAACCTCAACCGCCGTGCCGTCGTGCGTCCCTGGCTCTTCCTTGGTCCAGCCCTTTTGTTGCTCGGCATCTATCTGGTCTATCCGGTGGTCGCGACGTTCATCCTGTCCTTCTATGACAGGGCGGGCGTGGAATATGTCGGTCTTGCCAACTATCGGTGGGCCTTCTTCGATTCAGGTTTTCGTCAGTCCATCTTCAACAACATTCTGTGGCTCGCCGTCGTTCCAGCAGCCTGCACCTTCTTTGGCCTCGTGATCGCAGTTCTGACGGATCGCATCTGGTGGGGCAACATCGCCAAAAGCATCGTCTTCATGCCAATGGCCATCTCCTTTGTCGGCGCATCTGTCATCTGGAAGTTCATCTATGAATATCGCGGTGGCAACGACACGCAGATCGGCCTGCTGAATGCCATCGTCACCTGGTTCGGTGGCGACCCGCAGGTGTGGATCTCGATGCCCTTCTGGAACAACTTCTTCCTGATGATCATCCTGATCTGGATCCAGACCGGCTTTGCCATGGTCATCCTGTCGGCAGCGCTGCGTGGCATACCCGAAGAAACCATCGAGGCCGCTGTCATCGACGGCGCGAACGGCTGGCAGATCTTCTGGAAGATCATGGTCCCACAGATCTGGGGAACGATCGCCGTCGTCTGGACCACGATCACCATTCTCGTTCTCAAGGTCTTCGACATTGTGCTGACCATGACCAACGGCCAGTGGGACACCATGGTTCTGGCAAACCTGATGTTCGACTGGATGTTCCGCGGCGGCGGCGATAGCGGACGAAGCGCCGTCATCGCGCTCATCATCATGGCAGCCGTCACGCCGATCATGATCTGGAACATCCGTCAGGCCAACCGCGACGCAGGAGGACATTGA
- a CDS encoding ABC transporter substrate-binding protein yields MKHFLLAGVAALCLGVASASAADLKFAPGQDAKFNWKSYEDFKKANANLKGQSLTIFGPWRGDDEKLFRSVLAYFNDATGANVQYSSSENYEQQIVIDTQAGSPPNIAILPQPGLLQDLASKGFLVNLGAETGKWVETNYGAGKSWVQLGTYKGKDGKDGFFAFPYKADLKSLVWYVPENFEEAGYKVPKTMEELVALSDKIVKDGGTPWCIGLGSGGATGWPATDWVEDLMLRMNTPETYDKWVSNEVKFNDPKVVSVIEEFGKFAKNEKYVNGGVAAVASTDFRDSPKGLFGIPPKCYLHHQASFIPTFFPEGTKLGTDADFFYMPTFASKPELGTPALGAGTLVTITKDSPAARAFVEFLKTPIAHEVWMAQSGFLTPYKGVNTNTYANDALKKQGEILSTATTFRFDGSDLMPGKIGAGAFWTGMVDYVGGKSAKQVGDEIQKAWDGLK; encoded by the coding sequence ATGAAACATTTCTTGCTGGCTGGCGTCGCAGCCTTGTGCCTTGGCGTGGCTTCAGCATCCGCTGCCGATCTCAAATTCGCACCGGGTCAGGATGCGAAGTTCAACTGGAAGAGCTACGAGGACTTCAAGAAAGCCAACGCCAATCTCAAGGGCCAGAGCCTGACGATTTTCGGGCCATGGCGTGGCGATGACGAGAAGCTTTTCCGCAGCGTTCTGGCTTACTTCAACGATGCGACCGGCGCGAATGTTCAGTATTCCTCGTCCGAAAACTACGAGCAGCAGATCGTTATCGATACGCAGGCCGGTTCGCCGCCGAACATCGCCATCCTGCCGCAGCCCGGCCTCCTGCAGGATCTGGCCTCCAAGGGCTTCCTCGTCAATCTGGGTGCCGAGACCGGCAAATGGGTGGAAACCAATTATGGCGCGGGCAAGTCCTGGGTGCAGCTTGGCACCTATAAGGGCAAGGATGGCAAGGATGGATTCTTTGCCTTCCCTTACAAGGCGGATCTGAAGTCGCTTGTCTGGTATGTTCCGGAAAACTTTGAGGAAGCCGGTTACAAGGTGCCGAAGACCATGGAAGAACTGGTCGCGCTTTCCGACAAGATCGTGAAGGATGGCGGCACGCCCTGGTGCATCGGTCTGGGTTCAGGCGGTGCGACCGGCTGGCCGGCAACTGACTGGGTCGAAGACCTCATGCTGCGTATGAACACGCCGGAAACCTACGACAAGTGGGTCAGCAACGAAGTCAAGTTCAACGATCCGAAGGTCGTCAGCGTCATTGAGGAATTCGGCAAATTCGCCAAGAACGAGAAATATGTGAACGGTGGCGTTGCCGCTGTCGCCTCGACGGATTTCCGCGATAGCCCGAAGGGTCTCTTCGGCATTCCGCCCAAGTGCTACCTGCACCATCAGGCCTCGTTCATTCCGACATTCTTCCCGGAAGGCACGAAGCTCGGCACGGATGCAGACTTCTTCTATATGCCGACATTCGCTTCAAAGCCGGAACTCGGAACGCCTGCTCTTGGTGCTGGTACGCTCGTGACCATCACGAAGGATTCGCCTGCCGCCCGCGCCTTCGTGGAGTTCCTCAAGACGCCGATCGCGCATGAGGTCTGGATGGCGCAGTCCGGCTTCCTGACGCCATACAAGGGCGTGAATACGAACACCTATGCCAATGATGCCCTGAAGAAGCAGGGCGAAATTCTCTCCACCGCCACCACCTTCCGCTTCGACGGGTCCGACCTGATGCCCGGCAAGATCGGCGCTGGCGCATTCTGGACCGGCATGGTGGATTATGTCGGCGGCAAATCTGCCAAGCAGGTTGGTGATGAGATCCAGAAGGCCTGGGACGGCCTGAAGTAA